Proteins encoded by one window of Panicum virgatum strain AP13 chromosome 7N, P.virgatum_v5, whole genome shotgun sequence:
- the LOC120683620 gene encoding acetyltransferase At1g77540-like: MSTKEGGTGGREVEAPPPETESIVWSEDAGRFQTPDGEPFLEYRVPSPAVMDMVHTYVPRSKRGQGLAARFCDAAFAHARARGMRVLPTCSYITVRDPLFSSAPLLLPAYPLVLVYFPRLILQFSSLQ; the protein is encoded by the coding sequence ATGTCGACGAAGGAGGGTGGCACGGGCGGGCGGGAGGTGGAGGCCCCTCCGCCGGAGACGGAGAGCATCGTGTGGAGCGAGGACGCGGGGAGGTTCCAGACGCCCGACGGCGAGCCCTTCCTCGAGTACCGTGTCCCGTCGCCGGCGGTGATGGACATGGTGCACACGTACGTGCCGCGGAGCAAGCGCGGGCAGGGGCTCGCCGCACGCTTCTGCGACGCCGCCTTCGCCCACGCGCGGGCCCGCGGCATGCGCGTCCTCCCCACCTGCTCCTACATCACCGTGCGTGATCCCCTCTTCTCCTCTGcacctctgctgctgcctgcctaCCCACTAGTTTTAGTTTATTTCCCGCGTCTGATTCTTCAGTTCAGTTCCCTGCAGTGA